In the Carboxydothermus hydrogenoformans Z-2901 genome, CCTAAAGTAGTGCAGAGCCTTTCCGCCACTTCTAAAATGTGGGTGGAAAAAAACACCGTTTTACCCCGGGCAGCGTAATCCTGCATAAGCTTTTTTAAGTTAAAAGACGACTCCGGATCCAGGCCGATCATCGGTTCATCCAAGATCCAGATGTCCGGGTCGTGGACCAGCGAAGCAATAACCAGAAGTTTTTGCTTCATCCCGTGGGAGTAGCTGCCAATTCTATCGTTTATCGCCCCTTCCAGGCTAAAAAGTTTTAAAAGGGGGGGAATCCTTTCTTCCCTGAGCTTAGCGGGGACTTCATACACATCGGCCACGAAATTTAAAAATTCAAGGCCGGAAAGCCTGGGGAAAATTTCCGAAGTATCGGGAACATAACCAAATTTTCTTTTGGCTTTAAGAGGCTCTTTTAAAAGGTCAATCCCGGAAAGCTCCACTTCCCCGGTGTCCGGAGCCAATATGCCGGTCATAATTTTAATGGTGGTAGTTTTCCCCGCCCCATTGGGGCCTAAAAAGCCAAAAATTTCCCCCGGCGGTACCGTGAGATTTAAATTATCCACCGCCAGGACCTTTCCCTCTCCGTAAGTTTTGGAAATATTTTTTAAACGGATGATATAAACCACTCCTCTCGACAAAAAATACTAACTCTTAACAAATTATAAGCAACAAAATCCCCTTGAATTTCGGGCCAGCGGCTGTCATCTCCAGCTTTTTGGTTATTTTTGTTATTAATTCGTCCCGGTTTTAAAAATTCCTCTAATCCTCGCTAAAAAACAAGGCACAAATAAAACCGGCGTTTTAGCCGGCATCAATCAATAACTACTGCGGGATTACCACCGGAACATTATTAATTTTGTAGACTATAGCTTTAATACCATAAACTTGATAAATGTTTTCCGTACTCAATACTTTTTCATCACCAAAGGCCACAATTTCACCATCTTTTATCAGTAAAAATTTATCGGCAAAACGTAACGCCTGATTGAGGTCGTGAAGAATGGCTATTATGGTCATTTTCCGCTCCCGGGCAAACTTTTTTAAGAGTTTCAGAATTTCATACTGGTGTCTTAGATCCAAATTGCTTGTCGGTTCGTCTAAAAGAAGAAGTTTCGGTTCCTGGGCCAAAAGCCTGGCCACTGCTACTTTTTGTAACTCACCGCCGCTTAACTCATCGAGAAAACGTAAAGCAAACTCTTCCATTTCCAAAATCTTTAAAACCTCTTCCACCACTTCCAGATCTTTTTGCGTTGCCTCAAGCCGGATATGAGGCCTTCTCCCCACCAAAACTGTGTCAAACACGGTCAAGCGGCTTACCTCTTGGCGCTGGGCCATATATCCCACTTTACCTGCAAACCAACGAAGATTGGTTCGAAATATCTCTTGGCCTTCCAAATAAACAGCCCCTTTTTTTATTTTAAGGTTACGGCTTAAACATTTTAATAAAGTCGATTTACCTGCACCGTTATTGCCCAAGATTGCTAATATTTCTCCTTCAGCAACTTTAAAGCTTACATTATTAAGCACAGCTTTACTGGGATAATCAAAGGACACACCGACTACCTCTAAAAGCATTCGCCTCCCCCTTTTTCAACTTATTTTCCCCGAAGTAAGAGGTATAAAAACAAAGGTGCTCCCAAAAAGGAAGTTACCGCACCAACCGGTAAAATCACCGGGGAAATTACCGTGCGGGCAAAGGTATCCGCTAAAAGCAGTAGAACCCCGCCCAATAAAGCTGCTCCGGGCAGTAAAAACCGCTGGTCATGGCCAATGACCCGGCGCACCATATGGGGGGCTAAAAGACCTATAAAGCCGATGATCCCGCAAAAGGAAGTTATTACTGCCGCAATGCCAGAAGAAACCAGCATTCCCCAAAAACGAATTTTATCGGGGTCAACTCCTAAGCTTCTGGCCCCTTCTTCTCCGGTAATTAGGGTATTGTAATTCCAGCGGTTTAAGTAAAAGTAAATAAAAGCCAAACTGATCCCGATAACCAGTAGCCTTACTTCTTCCAGCCCCAGGCGGCCCAAATCCCCAAAACTCCAAAAAACCACCGCCGCAAGCTTTAACTCATCGGCAAAATACTGAAGCAAAGTGGTACCCGAAGCCCAAAGGGAACCTATGGCCACCCCCGCAAGCGCAATGGCTTCCGGGGCAAGTTTTTTCATTTTTCCCAGCCACAAAACTAAAAGGGACGTCAAGAGGGCAAAGCTAAAAGCCGTCAAGCTCACCAAATAGCGATTAACATAGTTTATCTTGGCATCCGCTCCCACCTGATAACTCCCCGCACCTAAAACAATGATGGCAAAGGCAGCCCCAAAAGCGGCCGCCTGGGAGATACCGAGGGTAAAGGGAGACGCCAAAGGATTTTTTAAGAGAACTTGCTGCACGTTTCCGGCAAGGCCAAGTCCTATACCGGCCAAAACCGCTCCCGCTACCCGCGGCAGACGAATTTCCCAGATCACCGTCTTTAAGGCGTCCGGACCCTTCCCCAAAATTCCTTTAACCACAGCCCAAAAGCCAAGTTTCATGCTGCCGGCATTAATGGCAAAGACGATTGCTATATTCAAAATTACTAAAAGAATCAATAAAAACAAAACTTTTTGCCAAAGATAGCTTTGATAGATTTTTCCCCTCATTTTCCTCTCCCACTAATCAAATTTTAGCGGACCAAACCCTCCGAACTTTTTCTTTAACTCCTGATACAAAGGTTTTCCTAAAAAGAACTTGTAAATTTCATCGGCTTTTTTCACCGGATCCACCCCGGCAAAGGCTTTGGGGTAGATTACTTTGGCAACATAGTAAGCATCGGCAAAAGCTGTCTCTATGTTGGTATTGTAAAAATTATAGGGGAGCAGTCCGTAAACTTTATTTTTCTTAAAGGCAGTTAAACTCTGGTAAAAACTGCTGTTTTTGCTATAATCCTCTTTCACCAAAGAAAGTCCTCCCTCATCGATAAACACCACCTCAGGATCCCAGAGCAAAATCTGTTCCCGGTCCACGGTAATTGCTCCCTGTTTCCCTAAGCCATCGGCAACATTCTGGGCTTTAACCATTTTTAAAATGGGATGGGAACCCTGAGTACTTTCAAAACCCCGGGCTCCTTTAAAACTTACCGCCCCCACGTAAACCTTCGGGCTTTTTGCCTTACCTATCCGTTTGGCCAAATCACTCTTGATTTTTTGGACGTAATTTTGCAGTTCCCGGGCTCTTTTTTCTTTCCCTAAAATTTTTCCTATTAAATTTATTGATTTTAAAGCTGTGTCGTCAAAAAACCCTGCTTGACCGTAATTTAAAACTACTACAGGAACCTTAACCTGTTGCTGGAGCCGGTCTGCTCCTGCCTTATCCAAAAGCTGGACGACAAAAATTAATTCGGGCTTAACTGCTAAAATTTTTTCGGGATCCGGCTGGGTATCCGGTCCACCCTGGCCAATGGTAGGTAATTTTTGAAGTTTAGGATAAGCTAAAATATATGGTTTGGCATTTGGCTGTTTTTCAATTGCCTCAACCCCAACAATACGTGCCGCTCCATCCACATAACTCACCAAACGTAAAGCTCCCGGTCCTATAGCTACAACCCTTTTGACCGGTTGCTTTATGGTAATTTTTCGCCCGGCTAAATCAGTAACCACTATGGTCTTGGTCGTAACTTTTTTTGTAGCCGCTTGCGTTTTTGAACCTACACCAAAATAAGTTAACCCTATACTTAAAGCTAAAATCAGAATAAAAATGCCCAAATTACGCGCCTTTTGCATTTTACCTTCCCCCTTTATTCACAAACTTTATAATCAATAAAACAATCTTTACAAACAATCTCCCCCTGGTAAAGCCGGGCTTTAGGCTCCATTACCGCTTCCCCGCATTTAC is a window encoding:
- a CDS encoding FecCD family ABC transporter permease, with protein sequence MRGKIYQSYLWQKVLFLLILLVILNIAIVFAINAGSMKLGFWAVVKGILGKGPDALKTVIWEIRLPRVAGAVLAGIGLGLAGNVQQVLLKNPLASPFTLGISQAAAFGAAFAIIVLGAGSYQVGADAKINYVNRYLVSLTAFSFALLTSLLVLWLGKMKKLAPEAIALAGVAIGSLWASGTTLLQYFADELKLAAVVFWSFGDLGRLGLEEVRLLVIGISLAFIYFYLNRWNYNTLITGEEGARSLGVDPDKIRFWGMLVSSGIAAVITSFCGIIGFIGLLAPHMVRRVIGHDQRFLLPGAALLGGVLLLLADTFARTVISPVILPVGAVTSFLGAPLFLYLLLRGK
- a CDS encoding ABC transporter ATP-binding protein, with product MIRLKNISKTYGEGKVLAVDNLNLTVPPGEIFGFLGPNGAGKTTTIKIMTGILAPDTGEVELSGIDLLKEPLKAKRKFGYVPDTSEIFPRLSGLEFLNFVADVYEVPAKLREERIPPLLKLFSLEGAINDRIGSYSHGMKQKLLVIASLVHDPDIWILDEPMIGLDPESSFNLKKLMQDYAARGKTVFFSTHILEVAERLCTTLGIIKKGKLIFTGTMEDLKTQKQEDKSLEELFLELVRS
- a CDS encoding iron ABC transporter substrate-binding protein, producing MQKARNLGIFILILALSIGLTYFGVGSKTQAATKKVTTKTIVVTDLAGRKITIKQPVKRVVAIGPGALRLVSYVDGAARIVGVEAIEKQPNAKPYILAYPKLQKLPTIGQGGPDTQPDPEKILAVKPELIFVVQLLDKAGADRLQQQVKVPVVVLNYGQAGFFDDTALKSINLIGKILGKEKRARELQNYVQKIKSDLAKRIGKAKSPKVYVGAVSFKGARGFESTQGSHPILKMVKAQNVADGLGKQGAITVDREQILLWDPEVVFIDEGGLSLVKEDYSKNSSFYQSLTAFKKNKVYGLLPYNFYNTNIETAFADAYYVAKVIYPKAFAGVDPVKKADEIYKFFLGKPLYQELKKKFGGFGPLKFD
- a CDS encoding ABC transporter ATP-binding protein translates to MLLEVVGVSFDYPSKAVLNNVSFKVAEGEILAILGNNGAGKSTLLKCLSRNLKIKKGAVYLEGQEIFRTNLRWFAGKVGYMAQRQEVSRLTVFDTVLVGRRPHIRLEATQKDLEVVEEVLKILEMEEFALRFLDELSGGELQKVAVARLLAQEPKLLLLDEPTSNLDLRHQYEILKLLKKFARERKMTIIAILHDLNQALRFADKFLLIKDGEIVAFGDEKVLSTENIYQVYGIKAIVYKINNVPVVIPQ